The following coding sequences lie in one Globicephala melas chromosome 15, mGloMel1.2, whole genome shotgun sequence genomic window:
- the CHGB gene encoding secretogranin-1, which produces MQPAVLLGLLGATMMAAVSSMPVDIRNHSEETVTRCIIEVLSNALSKSNTPPITPECRQVLKKSGKQLKDEEKSENENTRFEVRLLRDPADTSEAPRTSSREDVGEEDAQGQTVADTEGGGHSRERAGEPQGSQVAKEAKARHSEKSKGHDREEEEAEKYQKRERVEDGSEERHPGGPGEAQTALPSHRNQTPAKKEELVSRYDTQSAGGLEKSHSRERSSQESGEETGSQENGPREPQSHPERQEGPEESDEDVSPEADKRRSRPRHHHGRSRPDRSSQEGSPPAEGRGYSWEEPHVGTGGSGEKRARHPTLSRASEEEAEYEEEVRSHLAARAPGDLEGARYGGKGSEEHRAPRPRSEESPEEEDRRKGLSLELNSMAHGYDEESEEERGQEGGPRHRARVEEPGAYSTLHQTEEKRFLGEAHHRVQESQTDKARRHPPGEVRNYLDYDEERGEEGARGKWPQLGDPQDAEENREEARLRGKQYAPPHITEKERLAELVSPYYDPPQWKSSRFERKDHLDDNSLEGEEENGLTLNEKNFFPEYNYDWWEKKPFEEDVNWGYEKRNLAPKLDLKRQYDRVAELDRLLHYRKKSAEFPDFYGSEEQMHRRHAAESEEERAGQGVLTEEEEKELENLAAMDLELQKIAEKFSGNRRG; this is translated from the exons gtggaaaacagctcaaagatgaagagaaaagtgaaaatgaaaacacaaggtTTGAAGTGAGATTGTTAAGAGACCCAGCTGACACCTCAGAAGCCCCCAGGACCTCCAGTAGGGAGGACGTAGGGGAGGAGGACGCCCAAGGCCAGACAGTGGCAGACACAGAGGGCGGTGGGCACAGCCGAGAGCGGGCAGGCGAGCCCCAAGGCAGCCAAGTGGCCAAAGAAGCAAAGGCACGCCATTCTGAGAAGAGCAAGGGACACgacagggaggaagaagaggcgGAGAAATATCAGAAAAGGGAGCGTGTGGAAGATGGCAGTGAGGAGAGACACCCTGGGGGGCCAGGAGAGGCACAAACTGCTCTTCCCAGCCACAGAAACCAGACTCCAGCTAAGAAAGAGGAGTTAGTGTCCAGATACGATACGCAGtctgcagggggcctggagaaGTCGCACAGCCGGGAGAGGAGCAGCCAGGAGAGTGGAGAGGAGACCGGAAGCCAGGAGAATGGGCCCCGAGAACCGCAAAGCCACCCCGAGCGCCAGGAAGGACCTGAGGAGAGCGACGAGGATGTCAGCCCCGAGGCGGACAAGCGACGCTCGAGGCCAAGACACCACCATGGGAGGAGCAGGCCCGACAGGTCCTCTCAGGAAGGGAGTCCTCCCGCTGAGGGAAGGGGGTACTCCTGGGAGGAGCCACACGTGGGCACAGGCGGCTCAGGGGAAAAGAGAGCCCGCCATCCAACCCTTTCCAGGGCTTCGGAGGAAGAAGCCGAATATGAGGAGGAAGTGAGGAGTCACCTGGCTGCCCGGGCTCCCGGGGACCTGGAGGGGGCACGATATGGGGGCAAAGGAAGTGAAGAGCACCGGGCTCCCAGGCCTCGCAGTGAGGAGAGCCCAGAGGAGGAGGACAGGAGAAAAGGCCTCAGCCTAGAGCTGAATAGCATGGCGCACGGCTATGACGAGGAGAGCGAGGAAGAGAGAGGCCAGGAGGGGGGACCCCGCCACAGAGCCCGGGTAGAGGAGCCGGGAGCCTACTCCACTCTACACCAAACAGAAGAGAAACGGTTCTTGGGTGAAGCGCACCACCGTGTTCAGGAAAGCCAGACGGACAAGGCGAGGCGGCATCCACCAGGCGAGGTGCGAAATTACCTCGACTATGATGAGGAAAGGGGTGAGGAAGGGGCCCGAGGGAAGTGGCCGCAGCTGGGGGACCCACAAGACGCTGAAGAGAACAGGGAAGAAGCGAGGCTTCGAGGCAAACAGTATGCTCCCCCTCACATCACCGAAAAGGAGAGATTAGCTGAGCTTGTCAGTCCATACTACGACCCTCCCCAGTGGAAGAGCAGCCGGTTTGAGAGAAAAGACCACCTGGATGACAATTCTCTTGAGGGTGAAGAGGAGAACGGGCTGACCTTGAATGAGAAGAATTTCTTCCCAGAATACAACTATGACTGGTGGGAGAAAAAGCCCTTTGAGGAGGATGTAAACTGGGGGTATGAGAAGAGAAACCTGGCCCCCAAACTGGATCTGAAAAGGCAGTATGACAGAGTGGCCGAACTGGACCGGCTCCTTCACTACAGGAAGAAGTCAGCTGAGTTCCCGGACTTCTATGGCTCGGAGGAGCAGATGCACCGTCGCCACGCAGCAGAAAGTGAAGAGGAGAGAGCTGGCCAAGGAGTTCTGACAGAGGAAGAG gaaaaagaacttgaaaaCTTGGCTGCGATGGATTTGGAACTACAGAAAATAGCTGAGAAATTCAGTGGTAACCGAAGGGGCTGA